From Deltaproteobacteria bacterium, one genomic window encodes:
- the ccsB gene encoding c-type cytochrome biogenesis protein CcsB, whose translation MQIDELTLKTASLLTFEYRLYWIVALSYALSALIYLAHALSGSKKAASSAKGLLITAFILHVGLIAVRTYEVERAPFQTLYETLSWFAFTAVGTYLLVSRKWKDVHLPALFVTTLAAGACGYALLTRTPAAEPLSPPLQSYWFESHVILAFFSYAVFIVSSAIEISAAVASGFLKRGRQSFRGFEASAMHGFHATSYNLVLFGFPLLTFAIFSGAAWANEAWGRYWSWDPKETWSLITWTVFTMYLHSARVPGWSERVAPILNILGFVCMMMTFLGVNWLAKLLGIPSMHVYAV comes from the coding sequence ATGCAGATTGACGAACTTACGCTAAAGACAGCTTCGCTTCTGACATTCGAATACAGGCTCTACTGGATAGTGGCGCTCTCCTACGCCCTTTCCGCCCTGATATACCTAGCGCACGCGCTCTCGGGCTCTAAAAAGGCGGCTTCGAGCGCCAAAGGGCTCCTGATAACGGCCTTCATACTGCATGTCGGCCTGATAGCGGTAAGGACCTACGAGGTGGAAAGAGCGCCGTTCCAGACGCTTTATGAAACGCTCTCGTGGTTCGCGTTCACGGCAGTAGGCACGTATTTGCTGGTATCGAGAAAATGGAAGGACGTTCACCTTCCGGCACTTTTTGTCACTACCCTTGCCGCCGGAGCCTGCGGCTACGCGCTTCTTACGAGGACCCCGGCTGCCGAACCCCTTAGTCCGCCGCTTCAGAGCTACTGGTTTGAGTCCCACGTCATACTGGCGTTTTTCTCCTACGCCGTGTTCATCGTAAGCTCGGCAATAGAGATATCGGCGGCAGTGGCATCGGGCTTTCTAAAGCGCGGCAGACAGTCGTTTCGCGGGTTCGAGGCCTCTGCCATGCACGGCTTCCATGCGACATCCTACAACCTTGTGCTCTTCGGGTTCCCTCTCCTGACCTTCGCGATATTTTCGGGCGCAGCATGGGCAAACGAGGCATGGGGCCGGTACTGGAGCTGGGACCCGAAGGAAACATGGTCGCTCATAACGTGGACAGTGTTCACGATGTATCTCCACTCGGCAAGGGTCCCGGGCTGGAGCGAACGAGTTGCCCCTATCCTTAACATACTCGGCTTCGTATGCATGATGATGACATTTCTTGGCGTAAACTGGCTCGCAAAGCTCCTTGGCATACCGAGCATGCACGTCTACGCCGTATAA